Proteins from one Mucilaginibacter jinjuensis genomic window:
- the katG gene encoding catalase/peroxidase HPI has product MENGSNDISKCPFFNGDLKQNVGGGGTRNHDWWPNQLKLNILRQHSALSNPLGEDFNYAEAFKSLDLEAVKQDLHALMTDSQDWWPADFGHYGGLFVRMAWHSAGTYRVTDGRGGAGAGLQRFAPLNSWPDNVSLDKARRLLWPIKQKYGRKISWADLIILTGNIALESMGFKTFGFAGGRVDAWEADESVYWGSETTWLGGDIRYAHGDPGVVEGHGVLVSDDDADGDIHSRNLEKPLAAVQMGLIYVNPEGPDGNPDPVMSAKDIRDTFGRMAMNDEETVALIAGGHSFGKTHGAASADNVGKEPEASGIELQGFGWSNSYGAGKGADTITSGLEVTWTTTPTQWSNNFFENLFGFEWELTKSPAGAHQWVAKDAGDIIPDAYDGSKKHKPTMLTTDLALRFDPEYEKISRRFLEDHEAFSDAFARAWYKLTHRDMGPRERYLGPDVPQEELLWQDPIPAVNHALVSENDIAGLKAKILQSGLSVSELVSTAWASASTFRGSDKRGGANGARIRLAPQRYWQVNNPVSLHKILNVLEGIQNEFNGAQTDGKKVSLADLIVLAGSAVVEKAAQDAGHNITVPFTAGRMDASQEQTDVESFDYLEPLADGFRNYRKTKHAVSTEALLIDKAHLLTLTAPELTVLLGGLRVLGTNFDGSQHGVFTSRPGVLTNDFFVNLLDMGTAWKAVSDEQEIYEGTSRATGEVKWTATRADLVFGSNSELRAVAEVYASSDLQEKFVSDFVKAWTKVMNLDRFDIA; this is encoded by the coding sequence ATGGAAAACGGATCAAATGACATCAGTAAATGCCCATTCTTTAATGGCGATTTGAAGCAAAATGTTGGCGGTGGCGGCACCCGGAACCACGATTGGTGGCCAAATCAGTTAAAGCTGAACATCCTTCGCCAGCATTCTGCATTATCAAACCCGTTGGGTGAAGATTTTAACTACGCGGAAGCTTTTAAAAGCCTCGATCTGGAAGCAGTAAAACAAGACCTTCATGCATTAATGACCGATTCGCAGGACTGGTGGCCTGCCGATTTTGGCCATTACGGTGGTTTATTTGTACGTATGGCATGGCACAGTGCCGGTACTTATCGCGTTACCGATGGTCGTGGTGGGGCAGGGGCCGGTTTGCAGCGTTTTGCGCCCCTTAACAGCTGGCCGGATAACGTAAGCCTTGATAAAGCACGTCGCTTGCTTTGGCCTATCAAACAAAAATATGGTCGCAAAATTTCATGGGCCGATTTAATAATACTTACCGGCAACATCGCCCTCGAATCAATGGGTTTTAAAACTTTTGGTTTCGCAGGTGGTCGTGTTGATGCCTGGGAAGCAGACGAATCTGTATACTGGGGTTCTGAAACCACCTGGCTGGGCGGCGATATCCGTTATGCGCATGGCGACCCGGGTGTGGTTGAAGGTCATGGTGTATTGGTATCAGACGATGATGCTGATGGCGATATCCACAGCCGTAACCTGGAGAAACCGTTGGCTGCTGTGCAAATGGGCTTAATTTATGTAAATCCAGAAGGCCCGGATGGTAACCCCGATCCTGTGATGTCAGCCAAAGATATCCGTGATACATTTGGCCGCATGGCGATGAATGATGAAGAAACCGTTGCTTTAATAGCCGGTGGCCATAGCTTTGGTAAAACCCACGGTGCGGCCTCTGCCGATAATGTGGGCAAAGAACCTGAAGCGTCTGGTATTGAATTACAGGGCTTTGGCTGGAGCAACAGCTATGGTGCAGGTAAAGGAGCTGATACCATTACCAGCGGTTTGGAAGTAACCTGGACTACAACACCTACTCAATGGAGCAATAACTTTTTTGAAAACCTGTTTGGCTTTGAATGGGAATTAACCAAAAGCCCGGCGGGTGCTCACCAATGGGTAGCTAAAGACGCAGGCGATATTATCCCGGATGCCTATGATGGCTCTAAAAAGCATAAACCAACGATGCTGACTACCGATCTTGCCTTAAGGTTTGACCCGGAATACGAAAAAATATCAAGACGCTTTTTAGAAGATCATGAAGCATTTTCTGATGCTTTTGCACGTGCTTGGTATAAACTAACACACCGTGATATGGGTCCGCGTGAGCGTTACCTGGGCCCGGATGTACCGCAGGAAGAACTGTTATGGCAAGATCCTATCCCTGCAGTTAACCATGCATTGGTAAGCGAAAATGATATTGCCGGACTGAAAGCTAAAATTTTGCAATCAGGTTTAAGCGTGTCTGAGCTGGTTTCTACGGCCTGGGCTTCGGCTTCAACATTCCGTGGTTCAGATAAGCGTGGTGGTGCCAATGGTGCACGTATCCGCTTAGCTCCGCAAAGATACTGGCAGGTAAATAATCCTGTGTCATTACATAAAATATTGAATGTACTTGAAGGGATTCAAAATGAATTTAACGGAGCGCAAACCGATGGTAAAAAAGTTTCACTGGCCGATTTAATCGTTCTGGCAGGTAGTGCAGTTGTTGAAAAAGCAGCTCAGGATGCCGGGCATAACATCACAGTGCCTTTTACAGCAGGCCGTATGGATGCATCGCAGGAACAAACCGATGTAGAATCATTCGACTATCTGGAGCCGCTTGCTGATGGTTTCCGCAATTACCGTAAAACAAAGCATGCTGTATCTACCGAAGCTTTATTAATAGATAAGGCACATCTGCTTACGCTTACAGCACCAGAGTTAACTGTATTATTAGGTGGCTTGCGTGTATTGGGTACAAATTTCGATGGTTCGCAGCACGGCGTATTTACTTCGCGCCCTGGTGTATTGACCAATGATTTCTTTGTTAACCTGCTCGATATGGGCACTGCCTGGAAGGCCGTATCAGATGAACAGGAAATTTATGAAGGTACCAGCCGCGCTACCGGCGAAGTAAAATGGACTGCTACCCGTGCCGATCTGGTATTCGGTTCTAACTCCGAATTAAGAGCTGTTGCCGAGGTATATGCAAGCTCAGATTTGCAGGAGAAATTTGTGAGCGACTTTGTAAAAGCATGGACTAAAGTGATGAACCTTGATAGGTTTGATATTGCTTAA
- a CDS encoding DUF3606 domain-containing protein: MDNKAKTGSPDSDLINVSEDYEVQYWSKKFGVSAEQLKTAVKAVGNSAKAVGKHLKK, translated from the coding sequence ATGGACAATAAGGCAAAAACCGGTAGCCCGGACAGCGATCTAATCAACGTGAGTGAGGATTATGAAGTTCAATATTGGTCTAAAAAGTTTGGTGTGAGTGCAGAGCAACTAAAAACAGCAGTTAAAGCAGTTGGCAATTCGGCCAAAGCAGTTGGCAAACATCTCAAAAAATAA